The Tenebrio molitor chromosome 3, icTenMoli1.1, whole genome shotgun sequence genome contains a region encoding:
- the LOC138126982 gene encoding mucin-2-like isoform X1 produces MFKMANITLNRAGLAILRMADEGGDETGGFGSSACGSSECSSIRGASMPNPKNQSFSMRSPRQRTIPLNAKEQKYCNQFGDSFKPELYSGYAPAQSSGNTSPRTASWDITPDTPPSWDRTRRTASPGNSTPYTDMFTAPTSTIYDENDIYWPTTTRSGIDPGATGIAYRGLPSPLPAGGVPTGPSSECPATFGLGAGAANTMNQCPAAANFVATYKGCGPCSPCGIAAKNASPAVGGGTFVRGGAAVPGGGATLVRGGTVVADGGATFAGGCGGNCSDFTQPSFNLADNLMSSRLSNPPQFDSTIGPPLGQSTPVHVSRVDRTTVTQSPASPCPAKAASLSSANPTQASFNIPSMHQSTLTASPASAGQNFSGSMLTVSPGQNSSSRGKDELSSQVMELTDYLSTRESLSIEEGVRMFQKQRRQDLNATM; encoded by the exons ATGTTCAAAATGG CAAATATAACCCTCAACCGAGCAGGTCTAGCAATTCTCCGAATGGCGGATGAAGGTGGAGACGAAACGGGCGGTTTCGGGAGTTCTGCTTGTGGGAGCAGTGAATGTTCGTCGATCAGAGGGGCGTCGATGCCGAACCCTAAGAACCAAAGTTTCAGCATGAGAAGCCCGCGTCAGAGGACAATACCGCTTAATgccaaagaacaaaaatattgCAATCAATTCGGTGACAGTTTCAAGCCCGAGCTGTATTCAGGTTATGCACCGGCTCAATCTTCGGGAAACACTTCACCCCGTACTGCATCTTGGGACATTACACCCGATACTCCTCCATCTTGGGACCGTACACGCCGTACGGCATCTCCAGGAAACAGCACACCCTATACAGACATGTTCACAGCTCCGACAAGCACAATATACGACGAAAACGACATCTACTGGCCAACTACTACTCGTAGTGGAATTGATCCTGGAGCTACCGGAATTGCGTATCGAGGCCTTCCCTCCCCTCTTCCCGCCGGCGGCGTTCCCACCGGCCCTTCCTCCGAGTGTCCTGCAACTTTTGGTTTGGGTGCCGGTGCAGCAAACACCATGAACCAGTGTCCAGCTGCCGCCAACTTCGTTGCCACGTATAAAGGATGCGGGCCATGTTCACCTTGCGGCATCGCTGCCAAAAATGCCTCACCTGCTGTTGGTGGCGGCACATTTGTCCGTGGGGGTGCCGCAGTTCCTGGTGGGGGTGCCACACTTGTCCGTGGGGGTACCGTAGTTGCTGATGGGGGTGCCACATTTGCTGGTGGGTGTGGCGGGAACTGTTCCGACTTTACCCAACCCAGTTTCAACCTGGCGGACAATCTCATGTCAAGCCGCCTTTCGAACCCGCCGCAGTTTGACTCCACGATTGGCCCACCTTTGGGACAGTCCACCCCCGTACACGTGTCACGCGTTGACCGAACAACGGTCACTCAGTCTCCTGCTTCTCCTTGTCCTGCCAAAGCTGCCAGTCTCAGTTCGGCCAATCCAACTCAAGCTAGCTTTAATATACCCTCAATGCACCAATCAACGTTAACGGCGAGTCCCGCTTCAGCTGGGCAGAATTTTAGCGGTAGTATGCTGACGGTGTCTCCGGGACAAAACTCGTCGTCGAGAGGTAAAGATGAGCTTTCCTCCCAGGTGATGGAGCTCACGGATTACCTTTCAACTCGGGAAAGTCTGAGCATCGAGGAGGGAGTGCgaatgtttcaaaagcagAGAAGACAAGATCTCAACGCCACAATGTAG